The genomic stretch TGTCCCTGGCGCAACAAAAAGCGTACGGCTTTCATGGTACCTTCTACCAGATCGGCCTCCACGGCCCATATTTGCGGCATGTCGGGCACACAATCAAAAAACACCAGCGGTAACCGTTGTTTTAGCAACCGTTGATAATAATCATATTGTTTCACTTGCTTAGCAATAGACAGGATCAATCCATCCACATGATGCCGCTTCATGGTTTCAATGACTCTTTGTTCCTGCTGTTCGTCATCGTGCGACTGGCCTATAAGCACAGTATAATCATGCTGAAGAGCCATGTCTTCAATACCTGAAACGGCTTTTGAAAAAAATTCTTCTGCCAGATCGGCTACAATCACACCCACCGTAAATGTTCTGCGTTTCTGAAAATATATTGCCAGCTGATTGGGCTCATAACCTAATTCAGCTGCTACCTGTTTTACTCGTTCACGTGTATCTTTTCCGATGCTGGGATGATCGTGCAACGCGCGTGATACAGCTGAAGGAGAAATACCTACAATTTTTGCAATTTCTTTGATGGTGGGCATGCGTGACGACATTTACTTGCACTTTAAGCCTAGCCGAAATTACATATTATCGCCTGTTTCAGAAAAGCCGTTCAGTAACCACATAAAAAGAAAGAACCCGCGAAGGGTTCCTTCTCCCATAACCAATCACAAATGTGTACTCACCAAATAAATGGTACAATCACCAACAGGCAGTCAGTATTGCATCAACAAAACTAACATAAAAACCAGTTGATGAACCCCTTGTTGTCAAACGTTTGCGTGCAGATATTTTCTGTGAGAGAAGGGTATTCTCTGATTTTTGTCAAAAAAATCCGGTTTAATCTTGCATTGTTTTTTGGGT from Thermoflavifilum aggregans encodes the following:
- a CDS encoding LacI family DNA-binding transcriptional regulator gives rise to the protein MSSRMPTIKEIAKIVGISPSAVSRALHDHPSIGKDTRERVKQVAAELGYEPNQLAIYFQKRRTFTVGVIVADLAEEFFSKAVSGIEDMALQHDYTVLIGQSHDDEQQEQRVIETMKRHHVDGLILSIAKQVKQYDYYQRLLKQRLPLVFFDCVPDMPQIWAVEADLVEGTMKAVRFLLRQGHRIIALINGPQSLPASMQRLQGYRLAMEKNRLKYDPNLTLFTDLSPSGTAHALRELCDYKRKPTAILAFNDYVALELMHELRQQRPEISDKIAIVSFANLHINKYVAHPPMASLEQFPYEQGQKAMQLLIQAIEEKAQHGGPVSARRITVSPRLVLHVQEKNTV